One Gossypium arboreum isolate Shixiya-1 chromosome 13, ASM2569848v2, whole genome shotgun sequence genomic window, ttgattataaaatatttaaatcaattttagttttaaaatatattttaaattagtgtattaatatattaaaataaataaaggcaTCTAAAGAAACACCAAATTTACGTGGAAAACCCTTCCAATTTGGaagggaaaaaaaccacgggaaaAAAGCCATCACTAATATTCATATGTAGAGTTACATGAAGGCATTTACATCAACTCTGATTGGAGTTCAAAATGTTGTCCAGTTCTTGGAAAGTGAAGAAAAGATTGGCGTCCCCAGCCTCATTAGCTTCTTCCTAAATATACAAATCAATAACAATGGTCAATTTTGagaatcaaatatatatacatacaaattgAGTCACAATAGCATGCATGAACCAACTTATGAATATATAACGTACAAAACGAAAATAGAGCAAGGGTTAGGCAGGTACCAGATGGTGAGAATTATAGTCAGGCACTCCAAGATTGCCATCAACGCCTGCCGACGTCCAAGGGTTTGGTTGTTGGTCTAAACATGCAGAGAAGGGTGAGAAGCCTCCTATTTCTGGAGCCATATAATCAAATGTCTGATTCCCCACGGGCATGGTAGCAAAATCATTTGTTGAATCCAACGGCACCGCCATCAACTTACGTTTCTTGTTCTTTTTTATTTCTCCTTCACTTTCTTCGTAATCCGAGCTCACAACAGCGGCATCCTTATTCTTAATCTCGCAGATAACCAAATCACTCAAACCAACAGCTTCTTGGTCTTTCAAAGAGAACTCATGCATAATCCATTGACCATTtgatttcttctttttcttgCTGGTGTATGTGAAGTATTTATCAAACCCTATGACTTCGCCGCCGTCCTTACTCTTCACTTCTTTGGCAAACTGTTGGAACCAACATCCATCTCCGGCGGTTCTTTCGATTCTTGATTTGCtctttttcttcaactttgtGAGAACCCAGAAAGACTCTAGCAAATCTTGGTCGAAGATATTCCAAGGCTCGCGATTTGCACCATAAATATGGCGCGCCTTCAGCACGCCAGAAGGTATGGGATCGCCCTTGATGATTGGTTTAAGGTAATCACAaaggatttcttctttggtggGAAGAAATAGAAACCCTAAAGGAATCTGAAGTTGTGGCATAATCGGGGTTTCGTCGACGAAGAGAAAGATGAGACTAATTTGGTGGTCTTCAAAGGAAATTCAAAAAGTACTGTTGTAGAAAGATGTCAGGTTATAACCTCACATCGCATATATATAGCTTTTGTATCAAATAAttcgtttattattttaaaataaaataataataattcaaatttcataatatgaaattgaCAATTTTAACCTCATAAGTCATTTTTCTTCTTAATATTCAAAAGAAACCGAAGCAAAAACACATCAGAAAATTCTGTTCTAAAATATCAGCTTAACATACCTCCTTTGCTGATTTAAAGCCGGAAAGTCCCTCGTACGGGACACATCAAGATATTGGCGGTTGAAAGTCGTTAAAAACATTAGAATAGCTCATTTTGATGCTACTTTTAAGGGACCTCTTCAAAATCATGCTCTGGTATGTCATTAGAAATACTGAAGGTCTTGTCCTGGCTTCTAGTGTGCAACCTAATAGGTAGATACCCAACGCGTTTTTAGCGGAGGCTATGGCAGCGATCCAGGCGACGACTTTTGCAGCAGATTTGGGGTTCATGCATGTTGTTTCTGAAGGTGACTCATTGATGGTTATAAAGAAACTCACATCACCAAATGAAGACAGATGGGAAATTAGGGGTGGTGGTAAGGATTTATTAAAGAAAACCTTTTGTTGAGCAGTGTTACTTACATCCATCGAAGTGCCAACATTGTGGCTCATCTGCTTCCACAAGATGGGCCTTTCTTCCTGGATGTGGCTACTGTTTATGTTGACGGAGATCGGCGAGGGATGGTTCGGTCGATTTAACTTCTGTGACCTTGTTCTGTCTTGATGAGGAAATGGAGCTCTCTTTGCACTATTACTTTTGGCTTCTTGTTTGGGTTGAGAGCTCAACTATTTGTTTTGGGTCTTTGATGTTTGTTTGGTTTCTCGGGACTGATGTAGTTTTGTTGCTCCTGGTTTTCTTGACCAGGCCTTTTCTTCTCTTTTGTTAATGGAAGTTAATTTTATACCGTCTTTTGATGTTTGTTTGGTTTCTTGGGACTGATGTAGTTTTGTTGCCCCTGGTTTTCTTGACCAGACCTTTTCTTCTCTTTTGTTAATGGAAGTCAATTTGCTACTGTTCCAATAAATATAACCCCTCCACCACGCTAAGCATTCCTCTATATAGTGCTAATTCATGTGATTTTTGTATTACCCCTTCTTCTTCTTATTGCATGTAGACTAATCTTTTATTCATTAATATTACTCCTAAACcttataattcattttaaattcacattcatatattttattgatTAAGTACCATTTATCAACATTTCaattctaattaaaaataaaacttaccAATTTTATTGCTACAAGCCACAACACTTGAAAATTAAGAGGAATGTTTCTTTTTGTTTCGGTTTGCAAAAGATGGAGAAGTTGATGTTTTCATCTTTTCTTTCTCACTCAATTCTATTAAATTTGTTTACTAACAACTTAGTCCCTATACAATACCTAGGAAATAATTCACCTAGATTTTATttgtcattatcaatctaaattacacaatttctttacttagtatcttgatccgtagaaatccctaaagtatgctaatatctcttttcgAGAGTAAAAGCAACTaactctaagttgattaattgaaatttctttctaattaaagctcatattatcgcattaacttgtgttatggattcctctattatatttgactctaatctggttgATTTATGCCatcttatttctaggattgcatgcaactccactcaatttactcttaaacagggtctattcctcctctgatttaaacacatcaaacatggatcaataatctagaaatattaaaccaataattaagcacacataattgagaacaagatctaaatatttattgcgtaaaaataaaaataaatgacaGAATCCATCATAAGGTTCATCTCCTTAGGTATtcagaaaattagttcatgcttgcATATAAAAACACCCCAAAGATAGTATAtcgaaaaaaaaataaagaaactcattatAATCTCTTGAGAAATCAACTGGGAGTCTTCAATCTTGACGGGAATCTGCTTCAAAAtcggcttcaatggtgttttttgagttgttttcttgagtattctaTGATGGCTACCtcttatcttcttatttttgtcatatatacacCTTAGAATGctcgaaaaacctaaaaatcgcATTTTCCCCAGTTCAAAGTACCAATTCGTGAAATCGACACGGCTTGCCACATGACTTTATAGCAACTTGTGTGGCTCTTGTAACTTGCTCTGATTTTTTGGTTTCACTTGTTTTTCATTCATTTTGCTCcgaaatgctctcctaagtataaaaatatgaatttaaaggattaggaccATAAAATTTACTATTAACATATAATCACCTACAAACGCATTAATAatgagattaaaacatgttacttttagcgcTTATCAACTATAGGTCCAATTCGTTTAAGAAGTTCATATGGTCTGATATATCTTAGGCTCAACTTGGCTTTTCAACCAAAACAAAGCAAATTTTCCACCGGGAAACTTTTAGAAACATTTTCTCTGCTACTAAAAACTCAAATTCTTTCTGTTTCAAATCTACGTAAGATTTTTGCTTGTTTGATGTTGCTTTTAGTCTACCTTTAATTAATTTGACTTTATTTCCAATTTTCTTAATCAACTCTggcctaattatttttctttcacctaGTTCGATCCAGCTTCCAGCCCTACAATACTTCATATGGGGTCATTTGAATACTTGATTAGAaattgttattgtaagcaaattccaacAACAGCAAATAATattcccagttgccttcaaaatcaatgatacaacatATCTTCGAAAATTTGAATAACTCTCTCTAATTGACCGTCTGTTTGAAGATGAAATGTTGTACTGAAATTCAATTTAATTCCAAGTGACTTGTGCAACTATTTCCAAAATCTTAAAGTGAAACGAGGGTCCCAAATCTTATTCTATAATACAGTCTCTTTTTACTCATAAACCttataattcattttaaactCACATTCATATACTGTTGCTTATATTTTCCTTTAAAACTTCTATCTATCAAAACAATATATGAACTCACATTTATTCATATAATGACTTTTCATGTCTTTTAACCATGTGTAATGTTCCCTTTTACCTGTATAAAATGATTCAACTAAATAACATCATGCCTTAATTCATTATTTGGCCTTCAAAtgacatttattttttattttgatatttaaattattttttctcaatttaatatgtaaaatatatCAGATTAGGCTTTTGACCCTTTTTTAATTGATGTTAAGAAAAAACATTTGTTAGATTGAGCCAAAGAACGAGTGACATTTTACatgtaaaaaatatgtataaaccAAAAAGAATtgtaaaagatataaataaaatataaaaatccataaatatatataatgtaaaaattatatatgtcacttataaaaatgaaaagaacttagaaaatattaaaataatcttaAAAATATATGTGAATTAAAATTcagaaaaatagataaaatatatatatataaattattaaaatggaaAGAAAGTATTAAAAAATCATATGTaaactataaaatatatatacaaaataacgttaacattaaataaatataattatattaagggCAAACTACACCAACAATCACTCAACTTTGataaaataacaaaacaatcaCTAAACCAATTAGTTAAATATTTGTTTGTATAAACCatacaaaaattgtaaaaaataggaataaaatataaaaattcataaGTATATATTATCTAAAAATTATATATGTCAATTATAGaaatgaaaaaattagaaaaataacaaaCCGGACACTAAAGTTATCAAAAAGTGACAAATTAGTCACCTAATATTTTTTGTTATAGGTCTAACGGAACAGGTGAC contains:
- the LOC108462630 gene encoding NAC domain-containing protein 83-like translates to MPQLQIPLGFLFLPTKEEILCDYLKPIIKGDPIPSGVLKARHIYGANREPWNIFDQDLLESFWVLTKLKKKSKSRIERTAGDGCWFQQFAKEVKSKDGGEVIGFDKYFTYTSKKKKKSNGQWIMHEFSLKDQEAVGLSDLVICEIKNKDAAVVSSDYEESEGEIKKNKKRKLMAVPLDSTNDFATMPVGNQTFDYMAPEIGGFSPFSACLDQQPNPWTSAGVDGNLGVPDYNSHHLEEANEAGDANLFFTFQELDNILNSNQS